A single window of Rubripirellula lacrimiformis DNA harbors:
- a CDS encoding ribonuclease D, which translates to MKYESINTVEQLQQFCQEIAECPRIGFDTEFVSEDTFRPLLCLIQVVAGDRLAIIDPLECKDTSAFWDLLTEPGRTVIAHAAREEARFCIRFTGKPIAGLFDTQLAAGFVGMEYPASLGTLVQRLVGKTLPKGETRTNWYRRPLTKDQITYALHDVTDLFEMHDQLAKMAEDLQRADWLEEETAIFQQKVIDAESRENWRRVSGASGLNPRQLETVRQIWLWREERARDLDRLPKRILRDDLLVELARKGSTDVQKIRGIRGMERRGFSDQYEAIAEAIGTALATPDADLPRRPRGTRRVVSPMLSQFLSTSIACISRQHKLAPSIVGNAEDVRELLGYELDRRDKDAEPSLLKGWRGEIVGKTFRRILAGELAIRVADVKESQPLEFIEVDPSKK; encoded by the coding sequence TTGAAATACGAGTCCATAAATACGGTCGAGCAGCTACAGCAGTTTTGCCAAGAGATCGCGGAATGCCCGCGAATCGGTTTTGATACGGAATTTGTCTCCGAAGACACGTTTCGGCCCCTGTTGTGCCTGATTCAAGTGGTGGCCGGCGATCGTCTAGCGATTATCGATCCGTTGGAATGCAAAGACACTTCCGCGTTCTGGGATCTGTTGACCGAGCCCGGCCGCACCGTGATCGCACACGCGGCTCGCGAAGAAGCCCGTTTTTGCATCCGATTCACCGGGAAACCGATCGCCGGGCTGTTTGATACCCAATTGGCGGCTGGGTTTGTGGGGATGGAATACCCCGCCTCGCTGGGCACCCTGGTCCAGCGGTTGGTGGGCAAAACGTTGCCCAAGGGCGAAACCCGCACGAATTGGTATCGGCGCCCATTGACCAAAGACCAGATCACCTACGCCCTGCACGACGTCACCGATCTGTTCGAAATGCACGATCAGTTGGCCAAAATGGCCGAAGACCTTCAACGTGCCGATTGGTTGGAAGAAGAAACAGCGATCTTTCAGCAAAAAGTCATCGATGCCGAATCACGCGAAAATTGGCGACGGGTCAGCGGAGCTTCCGGTCTGAATCCGCGACAACTCGAAACCGTTCGCCAAATCTGGTTGTGGCGCGAAGAACGGGCCCGCGATCTGGACCGGCTGCCTAAACGGATTTTGCGAGATGACTTGTTGGTCGAACTGGCCCGCAAGGGATCGACCGATGTGCAAAAAATTCGTGGCATTCGAGGCATGGAACGTCGCGGTTTCAGTGACCAATACGAAGCGATCGCCGAAGCGATTGGTACCGCTCTGGCAACGCCGGATGCGGACCTGCCACGTCGGCCGCGCGGAACACGACGCGTCGTGTCACCGATGCTGAGTCAGTTTTTGTCGACGTCGATCGCCTGCATCAGCCGCCAACACAAACTGGCACCGTCGATCGTAGGCAATGCCGAAGACGTTCGCGAACTGCTCGGCTACGAACTCGATCGCCGCGACAAAGACGCCGAACCTTCGCTGCTGAAAGGGTGGCGTGGTGAAATCGTAGGCAAGACGTTTCGCCGCATCCTGGCTGGCGAACTCGCAATCCGAGTGGCGGATGTCAAAGAATCCCAGCCGCTGGAATTCATCGAAGTCGACCCATCCAAAAAGTAG
- a CDS encoding (5-formylfuran-3-yl)methyl phosphate synthase, translated as MTIEQTSCDRGHHNCPSPPSAPQWLVSLRSQDELRIALQHPIDILDLKEPRKGPLAAAPAELWHAAIAMTADLPQSPRLSAALGESQESLRIASDLPAEFAFAKMGPSDSVSMDRLCHTWDRVRSELAPSIQFVAVAYADHTAASCPDPVTIFRAASRAGIQRCLIDTFVKDGKSTLDHLNRDQITELAETARAQSSWWALAGSVGVRHFPVLSQWNIVPDCIGVRGDVCDQDRTSELSPQRMRDWSAAMARSFRPAD; from the coding sequence ATGACAATTGAGCAGACTTCTTGCGATCGAGGGCACCACAATTGCCCTTCACCCCCATCTGCCCCTCAATGGCTGGTCAGCCTACGTAGCCAGGACGAACTGCGGATCGCCCTGCAGCACCCGATCGACATCCTGGACTTAAAAGAGCCTCGCAAGGGTCCTCTGGCCGCGGCACCGGCTGAATTGTGGCATGCCGCGATCGCGATGACGGCCGATCTGCCCCAATCGCCCCGATTATCGGCCGCCTTGGGCGAAAGCCAGGAATCGCTGCGGATCGCCAGCGACCTGCCCGCCGAATTCGCCTTCGCAAAAATGGGGCCGAGTGACAGCGTTTCGATGGATCGCCTTTGCCACACTTGGGACCGGGTTCGATCCGAACTGGCGCCATCGATCCAGTTCGTGGCGGTCGCCTACGCGGACCATACCGCAGCATCGTGCCCCGATCCGGTCACGATTTTCCGAGCCGCTAGCCGGGCCGGAATCCAACGATGCTTGATCGACACCTTCGTCAAGGATGGTAAATCGACGCTGGACCATCTGAATCGGGACCAAATCACCGAACTAGCGGAAACCGCCCGCGCGCAGTCGTCATGGTGGGCATTGGCGGGATCCGTCGGCGTCCGACACTTTCCCGTGTTGTCCCAGTGGAACATTGTGCCGGATTGCATCGGCGTTCGCGGCGATGTCTGCGACCAGGACCGAACCAGCGAACTGTCACCGCAGCGAATGCGAGATTGGTCGGCGGCGATGGCACGGTCCTTCCGGCCTGCCGATTGA